Proteins encoded together in one Hymenobacter monticola window:
- a CDS encoding UxaA family hydrolase, protein MKHQVARIHPADNVLVALVDLPIGTEVPWENGYVTTTEAIPAKHKLAPLGLSVGQPVTMYGVLVGKAKADIRPGGRLTTANMQHATNSYEEQGHQRPAWQAPDVSNWQNRTFMGYHRADGRVGTANYWLVIPLVFCENRNIQVLQDALITDLGYARRKNYQPETRKLLELMQAGRSVEEILSADLDAGEDTARSQRPFPNVDGIRFLSHEGGCGGIRQDAQTLCGLLAGYITHPNVAGATVLSLGCQNAQASMLQEEIAKRDPNFNKPLFILDQQKLGTEEALISDALRQTFAGLMLANRARREPAPLKALNIGLECGGSDGFSGISANPALGHVSDMLVALGGSVILAEFPELCGVEQELVDRSVEPAIAERFSSLMKAYGDSAVAVGSGFDMNPSPGNIRDGLITDAMKSAGAARKGGSSPVVAVLDYPEPVTKPGLNLLCTPGNDVESTTAEVGSGANIVLFTTGLGTPTGNPIAPVIKIASNTALARRMPDIIDVNTGTVIDGEETIEQAGERILDYVIRVASGEEEIAAVRHDQTDFIPWKRGVSL, encoded by the coding sequence ATGAAACACCAAGTTGCTCGCATTCACCCCGCCGATAACGTGCTTGTGGCCCTCGTCGACCTGCCCATCGGCACCGAAGTGCCCTGGGAAAACGGCTACGTCACCACCACCGAAGCCATTCCGGCCAAGCACAAGCTCGCGCCCCTGGGCCTGAGCGTGGGCCAGCCCGTGACGATGTACGGCGTGCTGGTGGGCAAAGCCAAGGCCGACATTCGGCCCGGCGGCCGCCTCACCACGGCCAACATGCAGCACGCCACCAACAGCTACGAGGAACAAGGCCACCAGCGCCCCGCCTGGCAAGCGCCCGACGTATCGAACTGGCAGAACCGCACCTTCATGGGCTACCACCGCGCCGACGGCCGCGTGGGCACCGCCAACTACTGGCTGGTGATTCCGCTGGTGTTCTGCGAGAACCGCAACATCCAGGTGCTGCAGGATGCGCTGATTACCGACCTCGGCTATGCCCGCCGCAAAAACTACCAGCCCGAAACCCGCAAGCTGCTGGAACTGATGCAAGCCGGCCGCTCGGTGGAGGAAATCCTGAGCGCCGACCTCGATGCCGGCGAAGACACGGCCCGCAGCCAGCGTCCCTTCCCCAACGTCGACGGCATCCGTTTTCTCTCGCACGAAGGCGGCTGCGGCGGCATCCGCCAGGACGCCCAGACGCTGTGCGGGCTGCTGGCCGGCTACATCACGCACCCCAACGTGGCTGGCGCCACCGTGCTCAGCCTCGGCTGCCAGAACGCGCAGGCCAGCATGCTGCAGGAGGAAATCGCCAAGCGCGACCCCAACTTCAACAAGCCGCTCTTCATCCTCGACCAGCAGAAGCTGGGTACCGAAGAGGCGCTTATCAGCGATGCCCTGCGCCAGACCTTCGCCGGCCTGATGCTGGCCAACCGCGCCCGTCGCGAGCCCGCCCCCCTCAAGGCCCTGAACATTGGCTTGGAATGCGGCGGCTCCGACGGCTTCTCCGGCATCTCGGCCAACCCGGCTCTGGGCCACGTTTCGGATATGCTCGTCGCCCTTGGCGGTTCGGTCATCCTGGCCGAATTCCCGGAGCTGTGCGGCGTTGAGCAGGAACTGGTGGACCGCAGCGTGGAGCCCGCCATTGCCGAGCGTTTCAGCAGCCTGATGAAGGCTTATGGCGACAGCGCCGTGGCCGTGGGCTCGGGCTTCGATATGAACCCCTCGCCCGGCAACATTCGCGACGGCTTGATTACGGACGCCATGAAATCGGCCGGCGCGGCCCGCAAAGGTGGCTCGTCGCCTGTGGTGGCCGTGCTCGACTACCCGGAGCCCGTGACCAAGCCCGGCCTGAACCTGCTCTGCACCCCCGGCAACGACGTGGAATCGACCACGGCCGAAGTAGGGTCGGGGGCTAATATTGTGCTCTTCACCACCGGCCTGGGCACGCCTACCGGCAACCCCATTGCCCCGGTTATCAAAATAGCCAGCAATACGGCCCTGGCGCGTCGCATGCCCGACATCATCGACGTGAACACCGGAACGGTGATTGACGGCGAAGAAACCATCGAGCAGGCCGGCGAGCGCATTCTCGACTACGTCATTCGCGTAGCCAGCGGCGAGGAAGAAATTGCCGCCGTGCGCCACGACCAAACCGACTTCATCCCGTGGAAGCGCGGGGTGAGCTTGTAA